A part of Pectobacterium cacticida genomic DNA contains:
- a CDS encoding M20 family metallopeptidase, with translation MQNKELVWKWVDDNKAEFCDLSDRVWGMPEICYKEYRSVAEHTAMLKKQGFRVTENVADIPTAVMGEAGDGGPLIAILGEYDALPGLSQASGVAKPSPLPGNGNGHGCGHNLLGAAAMLAAVAIKEWLEKTGRPGRVRYYGCPAEEGGAAKSFMVRAGAFDGVDIAITWHPSPHHEVAKPLSLANTRMDFHFTGRASHAAASPHLGRSALDAVELMNVGVQFLREHVPQDSRIHYAMLDSGGIAPNVVQAKAAVRYAIRARDVHAMFDLNERVKRVAKGAAMMTDTQVEISIMSAVSNLLGNRPLEETMQRNFDALGPVPFDDADRAFAAEIQATLSPEEIASDYRRAGMKPAELTPLSDYIIPLDVHGETMIGSTDVGDVSWVIPTVQAHVPTMAIGTPGHSWQLTAQGKMPAAHKGLAHVAKIMAATAVDMLTDEILLAQVKQAHAEQTQETPYRCPIPAEVTPPIQPRPDNL, from the coding sequence ATGCAAAATAAAGAGTTAGTCTGGAAATGGGTGGATGACAATAAGGCCGAATTCTGCGATCTGAGCGATCGTGTTTGGGGCATGCCGGAGATTTGCTACAAGGAATATCGTTCGGTCGCTGAGCACACGGCCATGCTGAAGAAACAGGGTTTCCGCGTGACCGAGAACGTCGCCGATATTCCCACCGCCGTGATGGGTGAAGCGGGTGACGGTGGTCCACTCATTGCAATTTTGGGCGAGTATGACGCCTTACCGGGATTGAGTCAGGCATCTGGCGTTGCCAAACCTTCTCCACTACCGGGCAATGGTAACGGACATGGCTGCGGTCATAATCTATTAGGCGCGGCGGCGATGCTGGCCGCTGTAGCTATCAAAGAATGGTTGGAGAAAACCGGCCGACCGGGACGGGTACGCTATTACGGCTGCCCGGCAGAAGAGGGCGGGGCCGCCAAATCTTTTATGGTTCGCGCTGGCGCCTTTGACGGCGTGGACATTGCCATTACCTGGCATCCAAGCCCACATCATGAAGTGGCAAAACCGCTTTCTCTCGCCAACACTCGGATGGATTTCCATTTTACCGGGCGCGCTTCGCATGCCGCTGCCTCGCCTCATCTGGGGCGAAGCGCGCTGGATGCCGTAGAATTAATGAACGTCGGCGTTCAATTTCTGCGTGAACACGTACCGCAGGATAGCCGTATCCACTATGCCATGCTGGATTCTGGCGGTATTGCGCCGAATGTTGTACAGGCTAAAGCGGCGGTTCGCTATGCGATTCGCGCCCGGGATGTTCACGCCATGTTTGACCTGAACGAGCGGGTCAAACGGGTGGCGAAGGGCGCTGCCATGATGACGGATACTCAGGTGGAAATCAGTATTATGAGCGCCGTCTCTAATCTGTTGGGTAACCGGCCGCTTGAAGAGACTATGCAGCGTAACTTCGATGCGCTCGGTCCCGTGCCATTTGATGATGCCGACAGAGCTTTCGCGGCAGAGATTCAGGCCACATTAAGCCCGGAAGAGATTGCCAGTGACTATCGCCGCGCGGGCATGAAACCAGCCGAATTAACACCGCTCAGCGATTACATTATTCCATTGGATGTCCATGGCGAAACCATGATCGGATCTACCGACGTTGGCGATGTCAGTTGGGTGATCCCCACCGTGCAAGCCCATGTTCCTACCATGGCGATTGGTACACCCGGCCACTCATGGCAACTTACCGCACAAGGGAAAATGCCCGCGGCGCACAAAGGGCTGGCCCATGTTGCCAAAATTATGGCCGCCACCGCGGTCGACATGCTGACCGACGAAATACTGCTGGCGCAAGTGAAGCAGGCGCACGCCGAACAAACGCAGGAAACGCCTTATCGCTGCCCTATTCCGGCGGAGGTGACGCCACCTATTCAACCTCGCCCAGACAACCTTTAA
- a CDS encoding ABC transporter permease gives MTDLTNKPHTGRVPSSLRRWLNAPVPTTPYQARMQQIWMQWHRFCANHSALFGLLILLAIAFVALFAPWLASHDIYSQDLANRLQPPSGENWLGTDELGRDVYSRLLYGARITLYIAGLTAIIITPLGLVVGTTAGYLGGWVDTLLMRLVDIFLAFPSLILALAFVAALGPGIENAIIAISLSSWPPIARLARAETLSIRKMDYIAAVRLQGASSWHIILFHIIPMCLPSVVVRVTLNMAAIILTAAGLGFLGLGAQAPSPEWGAMLASGREFMLNNGWIATIPGLAILFTSLAFNLLGDGLRDVMDLRHE, from the coding sequence ATGACCGACTTGACTAATAAACCCCATACCGGTCGTGTGCCTTCGTCACTACGCCGTTGGCTGAATGCGCCAGTGCCAACCACGCCTTATCAAGCTCGGATGCAACAAATATGGATGCAGTGGCATCGCTTTTGCGCTAACCACTCGGCGTTATTTGGCCTGCTTATCCTGCTGGCGATCGCCTTTGTCGCGCTGTTCGCCCCTTGGTTAGCTAGCCACGATATCTATTCACAAGATCTCGCCAATCGCCTGCAACCTCCTAGCGGGGAAAATTGGCTAGGCACGGATGAACTGGGGCGCGACGTTTACAGCCGATTGTTATACGGTGCACGGATCACGCTGTATATCGCCGGGCTGACCGCCATCATTATTACGCCACTCGGTTTGGTGGTCGGAACAACGGCAGGTTACCTCGGCGGCTGGGTTGATACCCTCTTGATGCGACTCGTCGATATCTTTTTAGCTTTCCCTAGCCTGATCCTGGCGCTGGCGTTTGTCGCCGCGCTAGGTCCCGGTATCGAGAATGCGATTATCGCGATTTCCCTGTCATCATGGCCGCCGATCGCCCGTCTGGCGCGGGCGGAAACGCTATCGATTCGCAAGATGGATTACATCGCGGCGGTGCGCTTACAGGGGGCATCATCCTGGCACATCATTTTGTTTCATATCATCCCTATGTGCTTACCGTCAGTAGTGGTACGCGTCACGCTGAACATGGCGGCGATCATTCTCACTGCGGCGGGTCTCGGTTTCCTTGGGTTAGGCGCACAGGCGCCTAGCCCGGAATGGGGCGCGATGTTGGCATCAGGGCGCGAGTTTATGCTCAATAACGGCTGGATCGCCACTATTCCGGGGTTAGCCATCCTTTTCACCAGCCTGGCCTTTAACCTACTCGGTGACGGTCTGCGTGACGTAATGGATCTGCGCCATGAATGA
- a CDS encoding ABC transporter substrate-binding protein, translating into MIKLNTMTTALIFSGIISATGNAATPPDSLVMAWNIDAISTWDPAQIGEVVTNEIVLNTCDSLVKFDVKDEKKVVPNIAKSWDVSPDYQQITFHLQDNLKFPDGTSATAGDLAWSMQRVVKLGYGNAAAITEYGFNKENVDRTIVAPDDRTLVMTLDKPYPTNLVLQAIAANVVSTLQNRKLLEKEAINGDFGHKYLSTHTACVGPYQLVRWNAGEGVVLQATDHYWSTPPALKRVLIRHVAETGTQRLLLTQGDVDVARDLSADDLKTLDESGKVNVEKVLKPQLFFWTFNNEDPIFKNEKVRLAMRYLIDYDGLAKNVMPYLGVPRASFAQIGAFGALDERQGQPFKLDLDKAKQLLSEAGYPDGFTSSVIFGTLPHSAPIAQSIQQNAAKIGVTLKLERMANAQLFSRARGREFSSAMMAWQTSVPDAHGNASRLVFNPDNRKEARATQYPSWRAAFYSAELNQKVEAALLEPDETQRIEKYAALQRDVMNQGPMAIMFQMYNTAGINPAIKNWTWNGFRVWYGAASK; encoded by the coding sequence ATGATAAAACTGAATACCATGACGACAGCACTGATTTTCTCGGGGATCATCAGCGCAACGGGTAATGCCGCGACCCCGCCTGACTCGCTGGTGATGGCATGGAATATTGATGCTATTAGTACGTGGGATCCGGCTCAGATAGGTGAAGTCGTTACCAATGAAATCGTGCTGAATACCTGTGATTCGTTGGTCAAGTTTGATGTTAAGGATGAGAAAAAAGTCGTTCCTAATATCGCGAAAAGTTGGGACGTGTCACCCGACTATCAACAGATTACCTTCCACCTGCAAGATAATCTGAAATTTCCCGATGGCACATCCGCCACGGCGGGCGATCTCGCCTGGTCGATGCAGCGCGTGGTGAAACTGGGATACGGCAATGCCGCCGCGATCACCGAATATGGCTTCAATAAGGAAAATGTCGATCGCACGATCGTGGCCCCCGATGACAGAACGCTGGTCATGACGTTGGACAAACCTTATCCAACCAATTTGGTATTACAGGCGATCGCTGCGAATGTCGTATCGACCTTGCAGAATCGCAAATTGCTGGAGAAAGAGGCGATAAATGGCGATTTTGGCCATAAATATCTTTCTACCCATACCGCCTGCGTTGGGCCGTATCAACTGGTGCGTTGGAACGCTGGCGAAGGCGTAGTCTTACAGGCGACAGATCACTATTGGTCAACGCCGCCAGCCCTGAAACGCGTGTTAATTCGTCATGTCGCGGAAACCGGCACCCAGCGCCTGCTACTCACACAAGGCGATGTGGATGTGGCGCGCGATCTTTCTGCCGACGATCTGAAAACGCTCGACGAAAGCGGCAAGGTCAACGTTGAGAAAGTGCTGAAGCCACAACTCTTTTTCTGGACGTTTAATAACGAAGACCCCATTTTCAAAAATGAAAAGGTTCGTCTGGCGATGCGTTATCTGATCGACTATGACGGTCTGGCGAAAAATGTAATGCCCTATCTCGGTGTCCCCCGCGCCAGCTTTGCCCAAATTGGCGCATTTGGCGCGCTGGATGAACGGCAGGGTCAGCCATTTAAACTGGACTTAGATAAAGCCAAACAACTGCTGAGCGAGGCCGGTTATCCTGATGGATTTACCTCTAGCGTTATTTTCGGCACCCTGCCTCATTCGGCGCCCATTGCTCAGAGTATCCAGCAAAATGCCGCTAAAATTGGCGTCACGCTGAAGCTTGAACGTATGGCGAATGCACAACTGTTCAGTCGCGCCCGTGGGCGAGAATTCTCAAGCGCCATGATGGCATGGCAGACCTCGGTGCCAGATGCGCATGGCAACGCATCGCGTCTGGTATTTAATCCTGATAACCGTAAAGAAGCCAGAGCCACGCAGTATCCGAGCTGGCGAGCCGCGTTTTACAGCGCAGAGCTGAATCAGAAAGTAGAAGCCGCACTGCTGGAACCCGATGAAACTCAGCGGATAGAAAAGTACGCGGCGCTCCAGCGCGATGTCATGAATCAAGGGCCGATGGCCATTATGTTCCAGATGTATAACACCGCGGGGATCAATCCGGCGATTAAGAACTGGACCTGGAATGGTTTCCGCGTCTGGTACGGTGCCGCAAGCAAATAA
- a CDS encoding MmgE/PrpD family protein, translating to MTVIETIAAWCMSKTPFSQAARQLACDAIIDTLACLYAGRDNVSSRAVQRAWATYQPVPPAVCALINGTAAHAIDYDDNFGPGMSHASAVLVPALLAMALAEKRSGADLIEAYLIGLQAQAFVGSVVSSSHYTAGWHGTSTVGCIGTAAGVAWLKGLDEQGIARTLSIAVSLASGVKGQFGTPLKPFHAGMAARNAVDAVELAATGMSGRLDIIEGEQGFYQLFAGKRFQPETTELWLTPSPHVIETVGVLPKKYPCCGSTHRILDAISDLQELHAFSADDVVEVEAKVGIANRRNLAYPLPQNEMQARFSLPYCVSVLLDKGTLSVADFTPEHVARQAVADKLSRVSMASWSESEEEKGENLPHIVTITLQDGRKLSARRLHAKGDISEPFSAAERRRKFADCCADLVDANALYQRLTLIEHEPSLAFLRVMMV from the coding sequence ATGACGGTCATTGAAACTATTGCCGCCTGGTGTATGAGTAAAACGCCGTTCAGCCAGGCAGCCAGACAACTGGCATGTGACGCTATCATTGATACATTAGCCTGCCTGTATGCCGGGCGTGATAATGTCTCCAGCCGTGCGGTGCAGCGAGCGTGGGCGACTTACCAGCCGGTGCCGCCCGCCGTGTGCGCACTCATTAACGGTACGGCGGCCCATGCTATCGATTATGACGATAACTTTGGCCCTGGCATGAGCCATGCGTCGGCCGTGCTGGTTCCGGCGTTGTTGGCAATGGCGCTGGCGGAAAAACGCAGCGGCGCCGACCTTATCGAAGCCTATCTGATTGGGCTACAGGCTCAGGCATTCGTCGGTTCGGTAGTGAGTTCGTCACATTACACGGCGGGGTGGCACGGCACATCTACCGTCGGCTGTATCGGCACCGCCGCTGGCGTCGCGTGGCTTAAAGGGCTGGATGAACAGGGCATCGCCCGGACATTGAGCATCGCGGTTAGCCTGGCCAGCGGAGTAAAAGGTCAGTTCGGCACGCCGTTAAAACCGTTCCACGCCGGAATGGCGGCGCGCAACGCGGTGGATGCGGTAGAACTTGCCGCTACTGGCATGTCTGGCCGTTTGGATATCATTGAAGGCGAGCAGGGTTTTTATCAGTTATTTGCCGGTAAACGCTTCCAGCCTGAAACAACCGAATTGTGGTTAACTCCATCACCGCATGTGATTGAAACCGTCGGCGTGTTGCCCAAGAAATATCCCTGCTGTGGATCGACGCACCGCATTTTGGATGCCATTAGTGATTTACAGGAGCTGCATGCGTTCAGCGCCGATGATGTGGTCGAGGTCGAGGCTAAAGTGGGGATCGCCAACCGCCGTAATCTGGCCTATCCGCTACCGCAAAATGAAATGCAGGCGCGTTTTTCGCTGCCTTACTGTGTCTCCGTATTGTTGGATAAAGGAACCCTGAGCGTCGCGGATTTTACGCCAGAACACGTTGCCAGACAGGCCGTGGCAGACAAGCTATCACGGGTCAGTATGGCAAGCTGGAGTGAATCCGAGGAAGAAAAAGGGGAAAACCTACCGCATATCGTGACGATAACGCTACAAGACGGTCGAAAACTGAGCGCTCGGCGCTTACATGCCAAAGGGGATATCAGCGAGCCTTTTAGCGCAGCCGAGCGGCGGCGGAAGTTTGCCGATTGCTGTGCCGACCTGGTTGACGCCAATGCGCTTTATCAACGCCTAACGCTTATTGAGCACGAACCCTCATTAGCATTTCTGCGCGTCATGATGGTGTAA
- a CDS encoding ABC transporter ATP-binding protein, translating to MNDILLDVQNLNLVFSGSQQDNHAVRDVSFQVGREKVAIVGESGSGKSQTCRALLKLTPKLGRITAKAIRFGEIDLLNASEKQMRTIRGNRISMILQDPKFSLNPLMRIGNQITEAYRLHTRVSYKIAREKALAMLASVHIRDCEYVFERYPHEISGGMGQRVMIAMMLIPEPDLIIADEPTSALDVTVRQQVLSILDEQLARRNTGLLFITHDLNLVSRFCDRVLVMYAGRVVEEILASRLHQARHPYTQALLASQPQLHNPVETLSVPTRDPDWLTGPSYRNGEIL from the coding sequence ATGAATGACATCCTGCTTGATGTACAGAATCTGAATCTGGTGTTTAGTGGCAGCCAACAGGATAACCACGCGGTACGTGACGTGTCCTTTCAGGTTGGGCGCGAAAAAGTCGCCATTGTCGGCGAGTCTGGCTCAGGTAAATCTCAAACGTGCCGCGCTCTGCTGAAACTCACGCCGAAACTTGGCCGCATCACGGCAAAAGCGATCCGTTTTGGCGAGATAGATTTACTGAATGCTAGCGAAAAGCAGATGCGCACGATCCGGGGGAATCGTATTTCAATGATTTTGCAGGATCCCAAATTTTCATTGAATCCCTTGATGCGCATCGGTAACCAGATCACCGAAGCCTATCGCCTGCATACGCGCGTGAGTTATAAAATCGCCCGAGAAAAAGCGCTGGCGATGTTGGCATCGGTACATATTCGCGACTGCGAATATGTATTTGAACGCTATCCACACGAAATTTCCGGCGGAATGGGGCAGCGCGTCATGATTGCCATGATGCTGATCCCCGAACCCGACCTAATTATTGCCGATGAGCCAACCTCCGCGTTAGATGTCACCGTGCGTCAGCAGGTGCTGTCGATCCTTGATGAACAACTGGCACGCCGGAATACCGGGTTACTCTTTATAACCCACGATTTGAATCTGGTGTCGCGTTTCTGCGATCGCGTGCTGGTGATGTATGCCGGGCGTGTGGTGGAAGAGATCCTTGCAAGTCGTCTGCACCAGGCCCGCCATCCCTACACCCAGGCGCTATTAGCCAGTCAGCCACAGTTACATAATCCGGTGGAAACGTTAAGTGTGCCAACGCGCGATCCCGACTGGCTGACCGGCCCCAGCTACCGCAATGGAGAGATCTTATGA
- a CDS encoding ABC transporter ATP-binding protein has translation MNVPASQRSVEVVDLNIAFGEGINRRQVVSDVSFILTEGESYGLIGESGCGKSTILRALAGLNSDYQGAILFNNREQHPIRDKPFYRQVQMVFQDPYASLHPRKMVYSTLREPLQLHKLDRHEERISDALSAVGLSDAFRYRYPHQLSGGQRQRVAIARALITEPSVLLLDEPTSALDVSVQAEILNLLAGMRQRRKLTYLMVTHDLAVVTHLCQRVAMMYQGRLLEELSAEALRRGEVREEYTRHFLAASEA, from the coding sequence ATGAACGTGCCTGCATCACAACGCAGTGTGGAAGTTGTAGATCTCAACATCGCTTTTGGTGAGGGAATAAACCGACGTCAGGTTGTCAGCGATGTCAGTTTCATACTGACGGAAGGCGAAAGTTACGGACTGATTGGTGAATCCGGTTGCGGAAAGTCCACCATTCTTCGCGCCCTCGCTGGACTGAACAGCGATTACCAGGGCGCTATTCTGTTTAATAATCGTGAACAACATCCGATACGCGACAAACCATTTTACCGCCAGGTTCAAATGGTATTTCAGGACCCCTATGCCTCGCTCCACCCGCGCAAAATGGTATACAGCACGCTACGTGAACCGCTGCAATTGCACAAACTGGATCGCCATGAGGAGAGGATCAGCGACGCGTTGAGCGCGGTCGGTTTATCGGATGCTTTTCGCTATCGTTATCCCCATCAGCTATCCGGCGGTCAGCGTCAGCGCGTGGCGATTGCCAGAGCGCTAATTACGGAACCGTCCGTATTGCTATTGGACGAGCCGACGTCCGCGCTGGATGTATCGGTACAGGCTGAAATCCTCAACCTGCTCGCCGGCATGCGCCAGCGCCGAAAATTGACCTACCTGATGGTGACGCATGATCTGGCCGTAGTAACCCACCTGTGCCAGCGCGTGGCGATGATGTATCAGGGGCGCCTGCTGGAGGAACTCAGTGCGGAGGCCCTGCGGCGGGGTGAGGTGCGCGAAGAGTATACCCGCCATTTTCTCGCCGCCAGCGAGGCATAA
- a CDS encoding ABC transporter permease — MSQVFSPHPITLVWAQRYHRLMRLIKGMISLFCTLLGLAALTFFIGRLLPIDPVVAVIGDNASQEAYDTMYRQLGLDQPLWKQFIDYLWQLAHLDFGIALTTSHPVAQDIARVFPATLELATLAAIVGTGLGIPAGVLSAMYRNSWFDHLIRFIGLLSYSTPHFWLGLMGLLLFYASLGWIGGPGRIDFIYEFDLQPVTGFWLIDSALANNWPMFRNVFSHIVLPASILGLSSLAYISRMTRSFMIEQLSQEYMITARVKGLSWARCVWIHALRNIAVPTLTVVALSWAWLLEGAVLTETVFAWPGFGRYLTNALLAGDMNAVVGCALLTGAIFIALNLICDLLYRLFDPRTRQEDQ; from the coding sequence ATGTCGCAGGTGTTCTCACCACACCCGATAACCCTGGTGTGGGCGCAACGTTATCACCGCCTGATGCGGCTGATAAAAGGAATGATATCCCTTTTTTGTACGCTGTTAGGGCTGGCAGCGTTGACCTTCTTCATTGGCCGCCTGTTACCGATCGATCCGGTAGTCGCGGTAATTGGCGATAATGCCAGTCAGGAAGCTTACGACACCATGTACCGCCAGCTAGGGCTGGACCAACCGCTGTGGAAACAGTTTATCGATTACCTCTGGCAGTTGGCGCATCTAGATTTTGGTATTGCGCTGACGACAAGCCATCCGGTCGCTCAGGATATTGCGCGCGTTTTTCCTGCTACGCTGGAACTGGCGACTCTGGCGGCGATTGTCGGCACCGGATTAGGGATCCCCGCCGGGGTGTTATCAGCCATGTATCGCAATTCCTGGTTTGATCACCTGATCCGTTTTATTGGCCTGCTAAGTTATTCAACCCCGCATTTCTGGCTGGGCTTAATGGGGTTGCTGTTGTTTTACGCGTCTCTGGGCTGGATTGGCGGGCCGGGTCGTATTGATTTCATCTACGAATTCGATCTGCAACCCGTTACCGGCTTTTGGCTGATCGACAGCGCGCTGGCCAATAACTGGCCGATGTTCCGCAATGTTTTCAGCCATATCGTTCTTCCCGCGTCGATTTTGGGACTCAGTTCGCTGGCCTATATCAGCCGTATGACCCGCAGCTTTATGATCGAACAACTCTCTCAGGAATACATGATTACCGCCCGGGTAAAGGGGCTTTCCTGGGCGCGCTGCGTCTGGATTCATGCATTGCGCAATATCGCCGTTCCCACTCTGACGGTGGTTGCGCTTTCCTGGGCCTGGTTGCTGGAAGGCGCGGTGCTGACCGAAACCGTCTTCGCCTGGCCTGGCTTTGGCCGCTATCTCACCAATGCACTGCTGGCTGGCGATATGAATGCGGTCGTGGGTTGCGCCCTACTCACTGGCGCAATATTTATTGCGCTTAACCTGATTTGCGATTTGCTTTACCGCCTCTTTGATCCACGTACTCGTCAGGAGGACCAATGA